A genomic stretch from Campylobacter lari subsp. concheus includes:
- a CDS encoding filamentous hemagglutinin N-terminal domain-containing protein: MKTYKLSNHIILSGITVSMLFSPLMALPSGGKFTHGTSGSISTSGNNMNIMGNGTNSVIQWGGGFNIGKNEQVNFNGSNKNYLNIAHGTSKSTIEGILNASGNNVFLINPNGVIITKTGTINANRFVASTSSMSDGDMKAFANLKSFDEGLSFSPVFKPHKAGNVVNMGNINTNDVLLIGNKVDIQGGKLGNKNSTTHLVGNKVFVDADSVKLSSTINVTALKGGYIQRQMINFANDNYSFTKNVNINNADYTETNGQTHKGNFNFKKALTIGNMGDEKANAIEWWHFSKGWNEGLGDTKNIDEFRLVDDIDFSGTTVDPIAYDYKNAFDKMFNGNGYTLKNITINANKDYNVGLFGVINNAEISNIVIDAINFKYDKDLPFRIGGFAGYIGNSNISNITLNNIGAINGVRIVGGFSGNISDSYISNVTINQIESISALNEGQSAGNAVGVGGFTGMNSSTTYDNIILNNIGDISLTNKIGNVFTSYIGWFVGRSDQLSSSGNANSFKNIAIDNVGNISVNGAWGNYDLYIGSFAGALYGSQKDTIQNIYIFIGKNSQISYNRYFRGYYLGKFAGILNANLDNIHIYSNDNTLSNINNDSFLVNDFNQNGYISDKINIHTYDDSTQNDTYKDFLSKADTIQKPFKPIDPTDPDVVLESDDVISANDLNKWLDEIYNGTYWIDIKDLKLQGVSEEIQQSIAFLEALYGQSGMQDILEKFSTDYKKASDKFNTFNKNKTELLLFINTQLKDLVNATNDKLNILLAKQKELDTLIKAYNNYVALINKGLANESDPEFITLKNQINTLMSESDVLASEIGLNQNTLKLWQDKASKDSNGHFKIIGAFANVILNTNPKLDQITEEGGGGEDPNKPELPDNDLEFEQTASFNLIGDETVEEEKEEKEVEETAMMQKNRTCIVSDNFKTMNPCAVGGL; the protein is encoded by the coding sequence ATGAAAACATACAAACTCTCAAATCATATAATACTTTCAGGTATAACAGTATCAATGCTTTTTTCTCCACTAATGGCTTTACCTAGTGGAGGTAAATTTACTCATGGAACTAGTGGAAGTATAAGTACTAGTGGTAATAATATGAATATTATGGGCAATGGAACAAACTCCGTCATACAATGGGGTGGAGGATTTAATATAGGCAAGAATGAGCAAGTAAACTTCAATGGCTCGAATAAAAACTACTTAAATATTGCTCATGGTACTAGTAAATCTACTATAGAAGGTATATTAAATGCAAGTGGCAACAATGTGTTTTTAATTAATCCTAATGGAGTAATCATTACTAAAACAGGAACCATTAACGCTAATCGCTTTGTAGCTTCAACTTCTTCTATGAGTGATGGAGATATGAAAGCATTTGCTAACTTAAAAAGCTTTGATGAGGGTTTAAGCTTTTCCCCTGTATTTAAACCACACAAAGCAGGTAATGTAGTTAATATGGGTAATATTAATACAAATGATGTGTTGCTTATAGGAAATAAGGTAGATATACAAGGTGGCAAGTTAGGAAATAAAAACTCAACTACGCATTTAGTGGGGAATAAAGTTTTTGTGGATGCAGATAGTGTAAAATTAAGCTCTACCATTAATGTAACAGCCTTAAAAGGTGGTTATATACAAAGACAAATGATAAATTTTGCTAATGATAATTATAGTTTTACAAAAAATGTAAACATAAATAATGCAGATTATACAGAAACTAATGGACAAACACATAAGGGAAATTTTAATTTCAAAAAAGCCTTAACCATAGGAAATATGGGAGATGAAAAAGCTAATGCTATAGAATGGTGGCATTTTTCAAAAGGGTGGAATGAAGGTCTAGGTGATACTAAAAATATTGATGAATTTAGATTAGTAGATGATATTGATTTTAGTGGTACAACAGTAGATCCAATTGCTTATGACTATAAAAACGCTTTTGATAAAATGTTCAATGGCAATGGATACACATTAAAAAATATTACCATTAATGCTAATAAAGATTATAATGTTGGTTTATTTGGTGTAATCAATAATGCTGAAATTTCTAATATTGTTATTGATGCTATAAATTTTAAATATGATAAAGATTTACCATTTAGAATAGGTGGGTTTGCAGGATATATAGGAAATAGTAATATTTCAAATATAACACTGAATAATATTGGTGCCATTAATGGGGTAAGAATTGTAGGTGGTTTTAGTGGCAATATAAGCGATTCTTACATATCCAATGTAACAATTAATCAAATAGAAAGTATCAGTGCTTTAAATGAAGGACAATCTGCAGGCAATGCTGTTGGTGTGGGTGGATTTACAGGAATGAATTCATCTACAACCTATGATAATATTATTTTAAATAATATTGGTGATATTTCATTGACAAATAAAATAGGAAATGTGTTTACATCTTATATTGGTTGGTTTGTTGGTAGATCCGATCAACTTTCATCTTCTGGTAATGCTAATAGTTTTAAAAATATTGCAATTGATAATGTTGGCAATATATCTGTTAATGGGGCTTGGGGAAATTATGATCTATATATTGGTTCTTTTGCTGGAGCATTGTATGGAAGTCAAAAAGATACCATACAAAATATTTATATATTTATAGGTAAGAATTCTCAAATATCATATAATAGATATTTTAGAGGATATTATCTAGGGAAATTTGCAGGGATTTTAAATGCTAACTTGGATAATATTCATATATATTCTAACGATAACACTTTGTCAAACATAAACAATGATTCATTTCTTGTGAATGATTTTAATCAAAACGGTTATATTTCAGATAAAATAAATATTCATACTTATGATGATTCTACTCAAAATGATACTTACAAAGATTTTTTATCTAAAGCAGATACTATACAAAAACCATTTAAACCTATCGATCCTACCGACCCTGATGTTGTTTTAGAAAGTGATGATGTAATTAGTGCAAATGATTTAAATAAATGGCTTGATGAAATATACAATGGAACATATTGGATAGATATTAAAGATCTTAAATTACAAGGTGTTTCAGAAGAAATACAACAAAGCATTGCCTTTTTAGAAGCTTTATATGGACAAAGCGGTATGCAAGATATATTGGAAAAATTTAGTACAGATTATAAAAAAGCTAGTGATAAATTTAATACTTTCAATAAAAATAAGACAGAGCTTTTACTATTTATCAATACCCAATTAAAAGATTTAGTTAATGCTACAAATGATAAATTAAATATATTGCTTGCTAAACAAAAAGAACTTGATACACTTATTAAAGCTTACAATAACTATGTAGCATTGATTAATAAGGGATTGGCAAATGAAAGCGATCCAGAATTTATTACACTAAAAAATCAAATCAATACTTTAATGAGTGAAAGTGATGTATTAGCTAGTGAAATAGGATTAAATCAAAACACTTTAAAATTATGGCAAGATAAAGCTAGTAAAGATTCTAATGGTCACTTTAAAATTATTGGTGCTTTTGCAAATGTTATTTTAAACACTAACCCAAAACTAGATCAAATCACAGAAGAAGGTGGGGGCGGAGAAGATCCAAATAAACCAGAACTTCCTGATAATGATTTAGAATTTGAGCAAACTGCTTCTTTCAACTTAATAGGTGATGAAACTGTAGAAGAAGAAAAAGAAGAAAAAGAAGTAGAAGAAACAGCAATGATGCAAAAAAATAGAACTTGTATAGTAAGTGATAATTTTAAAACTATGAATCCTTGTGCTGTTGGAGGATTATAA
- a CDS encoding ShlB/FhaC/HecB family hemolysin secretion/activation protein, producing MKKFLLSTIAISSLIYANEGSITITKNDMEKIIELSPDRNIPQNKAIKENLKTKQDYEKTKEAKKDFEEKKKALKEKFKQEDKANSNATSNNLTNSNNQTNINTNDTKKIITKYKFVIVNKDTSFGKLGINEQDLQNLVSDFSARKFSLQDLQDISNIIAYYFQVNGYPAATAYVPQQEFEDSVQINIALGTLGKYIIKNKTTIKDHFIESKLNERIKGKIISTKLIEDSVYKVNEMYGVQTLAGLQAGENVGETDVVIEVEPDTKANVLLYADNYGIESAGNIRAGISMGFNSIFNMGDYYNFYLQSSNEKQVNYGANYTFFLGNLKVTPSISQGSYSLGDKYKDAGFYGTSKNFGIDFSYPVWINTYSSLYFTSSIYHKELSDTSGGFLTFDKSSNVGSMGLEGLFRGFENNTLSYSVKVSIGKVSDDGTKIGGLILDTNSKGFGWFRKLNASVNNYYSINEYITHTLNINYQKVLGNFELDSSESSSLGGAYGVRAYDNGEGDGDNTIVANFGIRINIPNTNFYFTPFYDIGYAWYEKDSGDRLADEHFLDAVGLQILYNKTNEYYIKLDGARALHQYKYDDDYRMKLYLSGGVYF from the coding sequence ATGAAAAAATTCTTACTTAGTACCATAGCAATTAGTTCTTTAATCTATGCTAATGAAGGAAGTATTACTATAACTAAAAATGATATGGAAAAGATTATAGAATTATCTCCTGATAGAAATATTCCACAAAACAAAGCCATTAAAGAAAATCTAAAAACTAAACAAGATTATGAAAAAACAAAGGAAGCTAAAAAAGACTTTGAAGAAAAAAAGAAAGCTCTAAAAGAAAAATTCAAACAAGAAGATAAAGCCAACTCTAATGCAACTAGCAATAATCTTACCAACTCAAACAATCAAACCAATATCAACACAAATGATACTAAAAAGATTATAACTAAGTATAAATTTGTTATTGTTAATAAAGATACTAGCTTTGGAAAACTAGGTATTAATGAGCAAGATTTACAAAACCTAGTTAGTGATTTTAGTGCTAGAAAATTTAGCTTACAAGATTTACAAGATATATCCAATATTATTGCATATTATTTCCAAGTTAATGGCTATCCTGCTGCAACAGCTTATGTGCCACAACAAGAATTTGAAGATAGTGTGCAAATAAATATAGCCTTAGGAACATTAGGTAAGTATATAATAAAAAATAAAACTACTATAAAAGATCATTTTATAGAAAGTAAACTTAATGAAAGAATTAAAGGTAAGATTATCTCTACTAAATTAATAGAAGATAGTGTATATAAAGTCAATGAAATGTATGGAGTACAAACCCTAGCAGGTTTACAAGCAGGAGAGAATGTGGGAGAAACTGATGTAGTAATAGAAGTAGAACCTGATACTAAAGCTAATGTATTATTATATGCTGATAATTATGGCATTGAAAGTGCGGGTAATATAAGAGCTGGTATTAGTATGGGATTTAATTCTATATTTAATATGGGTGATTATTATAATTTTTACCTACAATCAAGTAATGAAAAACAAGTTAACTATGGAGCTAATTATACTTTCTTTTTAGGTAATTTAAAAGTTACTCCAAGTATATCTCAAGGATCTTATTCTTTAGGTGATAAATATAAGGATGCTGGGTTTTATGGTACTTCTAAAAATTTCGGTATAGATTTTTCTTATCCTGTATGGATTAATACTTATTCATCTTTATACTTTACTTCTAGTATATATCATAAAGAACTTAGTGATACAAGTGGAGGTTTTTTAACATTTGATAAAAGTTCTAATGTTGGAAGTATGGGTTTAGAAGGTTTATTTAGAGGATTTGAAAATAATACCTTAAGTTATAGTGTTAAGGTTAGTATAGGTAAGGTAAGCGATGATGGCACTAAAATAGGTGGTTTAATTCTTGATACAAATAGTAAAGGCTTTGGCTGGTTTAGAAAACTCAATGCTAGTGTGAATAATTATTATAGTATTAATGAGTATATTACTCATACTTTAAATATAAACTATCAAAAGGTATTAGGAAATTTTGAATTAGATTCTTCTGAGAGTTCATCTTTAGGTGGTGCTTATGGAGTAAGAGCTTATGATAATGGTGAGGGTGATGGAGATAATACCATAGTGGCCAACTTTGGTATAAGAATAAATATACCAAATACTAATTTTTATTTTACACCTTTTTATGATATAGGGTATGCTTGGTATGAAAAAGACTCAGGGGATAGATTAGCAGATGAACATTTTTTAGATGCAGTGGGTTTACAAATACTTTATAATAAAACTAATGAATATTACATAAAGCTTGATGGGGCAAGAGCGTTACATCAATATAAATATGATGATGATTATAGAATGAAATTGTATTTAAGTGGTGGGGTGTATTTTTAG
- a CDS encoding ABC transporter ATP-binding protein, giving the protein MKNIIKISNLNRNFNEVKALQNINLEVKQGEWLAIMGPSGSGKSTLLNILSLMDTQSSGEYFLDDKEVGNLSEEEKSVIRREKIGLIFQQFHLIPYLNALENVMLAQFYHSSIEQKDAIMALEKVGLSHRFTHLPSQLSGGEQQRLCIARALVNDPEILLADEPTGNLDEANEKNILELFCKLKQDGKTIVLITHNPDLATFADRTIILSHGVMKSEN; this is encoded by the coding sequence ATGAAAAATATTATAAAAATTTCAAATTTAAATCGTAATTTTAACGAAGTTAAAGCTTTACAAAATATCAACTTAGAAGTAAAGCAAGGCGAATGGCTAGCCATCATGGGTCCATCAGGTTCAGGCAAATCAACACTTTTAAATATACTTTCTTTGATGGATACTCAAAGTAGCGGAGAGTATTTTTTAGATGATAAAGAAGTTGGAAATTTAAGTGAAGAAGAAAAAAGCGTAATTAGAAGAGAAAAAATAGGCTTAATTTTTCAACAATTTCATTTAATACCTTATTTAAATGCCTTAGAAAATGTTATGTTAGCACAATTTTATCACTCAAGTATAGAGCAAAAAGACGCTATAATGGCGCTAGAAAAAGTAGGACTTTCACACAGATTTACGCATTTGCCTAGTCAGCTAAGTGGCGGGGAGCAACAAAGGCTATGTATAGCAAGAGCTTTAGTGAATGATCCTGAAATTTTATTAGCAGATGAGCCAACTGGAAATTTAGATGAGGCAAATGAAAAAAACATTCTAGAGCTTTTTTGTAAATTAAAACAAGATGGCAAAACCATAGTTTTAATCACCCATAATCCAGATCTAGCTACCTTTGCTGATAGAACTATCATTTTAAGCCATGGAGTAATGAAAAGTGAAAATTAA
- a CDS encoding TlpA family protein disulfide reductase: MKIKSIILACLCLVFLSACFENNNKNGGKIGLKAPEIAAKNLQGEKIKLADFDNLIVLTFVEQGCASCLKDLPLLEKLANEYPKKMTILALDSIDKGRDFEEFATKYDYKNITFLQDDLDISWQRFSVFAVPTTFVIKDGVVQDKIIGEKPWSQLKASIASWL, encoded by the coding sequence GTGAAAATTAAAAGTATAATTTTAGCTTGTTTATGTTTAGTTTTTTTAAGTGCGTGTTTTGAAAACAACAATAAAAATGGTGGCAAAATAGGCCTAAAAGCACCAGAAATCGCAGCTAAAAATTTACAAGGCGAGAAAATCAAACTAGCTGATTTTGATAATCTTATCGTTTTAACTTTTGTGGAGCAAGGTTGTGCATCTTGTTTAAAAGACTTACCACTTTTAGAAAAATTAGCTAACGAATATCCTAAAAAAATGACTATTTTAGCACTTGATTCTATAGATAAGGGTAGGGATTTTGAAGAATTTGCTACAAAATATGATTACAAAAATATCACATTTTTGCAAGATGATTTAGATATCTCATGGCAAAGATTTAGCGTTTTTGCAGTGCCGACTACTTTTGTCATTAAAGATGGTGTTGTACAAGATAAAATCATAGGAGAAAAACCATGGTCGCAACTAAAAGCTTCTATTGCTTCTTGGCTTTAA
- a CDS encoding TlpA family protein disulfide reductase, which yields MVATKSFYCFLALISVFFFSACSNNEFQTLNSSQNYTFKYDGFEKTLKTQNTNQAYALFFFTQDCGACNAQIPILNELYKERNFPILAVLNGAKSKEEAQKILLEKKLGLPLLYEAKASSFLSKAVGGIYGVPVIVFYDEKGKVNEKFIGLTPKSILENKIKFLQ from the coding sequence ATGGTCGCAACTAAAAGCTTCTATTGCTTCTTGGCTTTAATAAGTGTTTTTTTCTTTAGTGCATGCTCAAATAATGAATTTCAAACCTTAAATTCAAGTCAAAACTATACTTTCAAATACGATGGTTTTGAAAAAACCTTAAAAACACAAAATACAAATCAAGCTTACGCTTTATTTTTTTTCACACAAGATTGTGGTGCATGTAATGCACAAATTCCTATATTAAACGAGCTTTATAAAGAAAGAAATTTTCCTATTTTAGCAGTGTTAAATGGAGCTAAGTCAAAAGAAGAAGCTCAAAAAATTCTTTTAGAAAAAAAGCTAGGTTTGCCACTTTTATATGAAGCCAAAGCAAGTTCATTTTTGTCTAAAGCTGTGGGTGGAATTTATGGTGTGCCTGTAATAGTTTTTTATGATGAAAAGGGCAAAGTAAACGAAAAATTCATTGGGCTTACCCCAAAAAGTATTTTAGAAAATAAAATTAAATTTTTACAATAA
- a CDS encoding ABC transporter permease, giving the protein MANNFFIQEVFKSLIFSYKRVCIIFIAVFMGAMVSASFFNIYFDIDTKLSKELKAYGANFIITPKDGEFLSMDEFNQAKESLKAKALTPFLYGFYNLESSSAVVVGVDFANLKLTKPFMEVLKGSFSLSDFSEDSAFVGADLAKQLELKIGQELQIYNPSISKIVKVKIKAILRSNDEQDGVLIISLKKAQELAAKEVINYAQAILLGDYESLDQKAKELSKGNVEAKVIASVSISEGVILEKIKALMALISLTILLISSLSVNTTLSAVIFSRKKEIALHLALGAKHKEVIKLFGAEVFILSLSASLLGAFCGYFLANIFGYLIFNASIDFRLLSVFFAVLISLVFAFFASILPLKKALKINVCENLKGE; this is encoded by the coding sequence ATGGCAAATAATTTTTTTATACAAGAGGTTTTTAAATCTCTTATTTTTTCTTATAAAAGAGTTTGTATTATTTTTATAGCTGTGTTTATGGGTGCTATGGTTAGTGCTTCATTTTTTAATATTTATTTTGATATTGACACAAAATTATCTAAAGAATTAAAGGCCTATGGGGCTAATTTTATCATCACACCAAAAGATGGTGAGTTTTTAAGTATGGATGAATTTAATCAAGCTAAAGAAAGCTTGAAAGCAAAGGCCTTAACTCCATTTTTATATGGTTTTTATAATCTTGAAAGTTCAAGTGCGGTAGTAGTTGGGGTTGATTTTGCAAATTTAAAGCTTACCAAGCCTTTTATGGAGGTTTTAAAAGGAAGCTTTTCTTTGAGTGATTTTAGTGAAGATAGTGCCTTTGTGGGAGCTGATTTAGCGAAACAACTTGAACTTAAAATAGGACAAGAATTGCAAATTTATAACCCAAGTATATCTAAAATAGTCAAAGTAAAAATCAAAGCTATTTTAAGAAGTAATGATGAGCAAGATGGGGTTTTAATTATTTCTTTGAAAAAAGCGCAAGAACTAGCAGCTAAAGAAGTGATAAACTATGCTCAAGCTATTTTGCTAGGCGATTATGAAAGCTTAGATCAAAAAGCAAAAGAACTTAGTAAGGGCAATGTAGAAGCTAAAGTCATAGCTTCAGTATCCATTAGCGAAGGTGTTATTTTGGAAAAGATTAAAGCTTTAATGGCTTTGATTAGCTTAACGATTTTACTCATTAGTTCTTTGAGTGTAAATACCACTCTTAGTGCGGTAATTTTTTCAAGAAAAAAAGAAATAGCCTTGCACCTTGCACTAGGAGCTAAGCATAAAGAAGTTATCAAGCTCTTTGGAGCTGAAGTGTTTATTTTAAGTTTAAGCGCAAGTTTGCTTGGTGCTTTTTGTGGGTATTTTTTGGCAAATATTTTTGGGTATTTGATTTTTAATGCAAGTATAGATTTTAGGTTGCTTTCAGTATTTTTTGCAGTACTTATTTCTTTAGTATTTGCTTTTTTTGCAAGTATTTTACCGCTAAAAAAAGCTTTAAAAATCAATGTTTGTGAAAATTTAAAGGGTGAGTGA
- a CDS encoding CinA family protein, giving the protein MKHLIIIIGSEIIINENYMHYIQEEYKKQFLELHELKFINKPDKELPFLLEKLSKEYDYITIFSISEYYTTIAKIIATLNDDVLILENDTLVPSKALREKNSFLSSFEQCHINLLNINIEQKLPSVLQNPELDYAYFCLLDIDEMSANILLSTLTASFEIQTSSSALLDNLICIRASTSQYGKLEGFLKGVFKLFTGKVFLGNDPIKFIAKKLLEKNLKISFAESCTAGLCASKFAENSGISSIFEGSLITYSNRLKNSWLGVSNDTLESVGEYSDRCIYFMLKGIFKTTNCDFALALSGVAGEENDKNTKAGTIYIGAMYKDGTFLQECIHIQGNRNYTREQASLAAYCLMLRLKPEIFFGV; this is encoded by the coding sequence ATGAAACATCTTATCATCATCATAGGTAGTGAAATTATTATCAATGAAAATTATATGCATTATATACAAGAAGAATACAAAAAGCAGTTTTTAGAACTTCATGAGCTAAAATTTATAAACAAACCTGACAAAGAGCTTCCTTTTTTACTTGAAAAACTTTCTAAAGAATATGATTATATAACCATTTTTAGCATTAGCGAATACTATACAACCATAGCTAAAATCATAGCAACCCTAAATGATGATGTTTTAATCTTAGAAAATGATACCCTAGTACCCTCAAAAGCTTTGCGTGAAAAAAATTCCTTTTTAAGCTCTTTTGAACAATGCCATATTAATTTATTAAACATAAATATAGAACAAAAATTACCTTCGGTTTTACAAAATCCTGAACTTGATTATGCCTATTTTTGTCTTTTAGATATAGATGAAATGAGTGCGAATATCCTACTTAGTACGCTTACTGCGTCTTTTGAAATTCAAACTAGCTCAAGCGCATTATTAGATAATCTCATTTGTATTAGAGCAAGCACTAGTCAGTATGGAAAACTAGAAGGCTTTTTAAAAGGTGTTTTTAAACTTTTTACTGGAAAAGTATTCTTAGGAAATGATCCTATTAAATTTATAGCTAAAAAACTTTTAGAAAAAAACTTAAAAATTTCTTTTGCAGAAAGCTGCACCGCAGGACTTTGTGCTTCAAAATTTGCTGAAAATTCAGGAATTTCTAGCATATTTGAAGGTTCTTTGATCACTTATTCTAATCGTTTAAAAAATTCTTGGCTTGGTGTGAGTAATGATACCTTAGAAAGTGTTGGAGAATACTCTGATCGTTGTATTTATTTTATGTTAAAAGGGATTTTTAAAACCACAAATTGTGATTTTGCTTTAGCACTTAGTGGGGTAGCCGGGGAAGAAAATGATAAAAACACCAAAGCAGGTACCATCTACATAGGAGCTATGTATAAAGATGGAACATTTTTACAAGAATGCATTCACATACAAGGTAACAGAAATTACACAAGAGAACAAGCTAGTTTGGCCGCATATTGTTTAATGCTTAGATTAAAACCTGAAATTTTCTTTGGTGTTTAA
- a CDS encoding ABC transporter permease has product MQVKIVKNSISQNKIQKSLALLTIFLATLLMATMLNLTLGIGNEITKELRSYGSNILVLPKGASLSVEVGSKIYEPLKNQNFLEENKLHTIKEIFWRNNINAFAPFLDTQVKIQTPNANYENISLVGTYFDKAIKVQDDDDFYAGIKELYKYSHIKGNYPKDDSLDEIMLGKDLAQKYDLKIDDEITLVQNDQIFKVKIVGIIDLTQSFSNKIITSLLLAQKLSKKEGLFAKAEVSALTIPENDLAQKARRDVDSLDQLEYDQWYCTAYVSSIAYQIAEDFKGASTKVVSAISDAESLIVSKIQSLMAVVSIICLIVASIAISSLMSADIFRRKSEIGLLKALGASTLQIYMIFALEGVMVALVGAIFGFAFGVGVSEVIALSIFDHAIAISWIILPICLFFAVLIVFLGCLFSVKGISKLSTSEVLYGK; this is encoded by the coding sequence ATGCAAGTTAAGATTGTAAAAAATTCTATCTCTCAAAATAAAATTCAAAAATCCCTAGCTTTGCTAACGATTTTTCTGGCTACTTTGCTTATGGCTACTATGTTAAATCTTACTTTGGGTATAGGTAATGAAATCACAAAAGAACTAAGAAGTTATGGATCAAATATTTTAGTTTTACCTAAAGGTGCAAGTTTGAGTGTAGAAGTGGGTAGTAAAATCTATGAGCCTTTGAAAAATCAAAATTTTTTAGAAGAAAATAAACTCCATACTATAAAAGAAATTTTTTGGAGAAATAATATCAATGCCTTTGCACCATTTTTAGATACCCAAGTAAAAATCCAAACCCCAAATGCAAATTATGAAAATATCTCTTTAGTGGGAACTTATTTTGATAAGGCTATAAAGGTTCAAGATGATGATGATTTTTATGCAGGTATTAAAGAATTATACAAATATAGTCATATCAAAGGAAATTATCCAAAAGATGATAGTTTAGATGAAATAATGCTAGGAAAAGACTTAGCACAAAAGTATGATTTAAAAATAGATGATGAAATCACCCTGGTGCAAAATGATCAAATTTTTAAAGTAAAAATTGTTGGTATTATAGACTTAACTCAATCCTTTTCAAATAAAATCATTACTTCTTTACTTTTAGCACAAAAGCTTTCTAAAAAAGAAGGTTTATTTGCCAAAGCAGAAGTTTCAGCTTTGACTATACCTGAAAATGATTTAGCACAAAAAGCAAGACGCGATGTAGATAGCCTTGATCAGCTTGAATATGATCAGTGGTATTGTACTGCTTATGTAAGTTCTATTGCTTATCAAATCGCAGAAGATTTTAAAGGTGCTAGCACAAAAGTAGTGAGTGCGATTTCAGATGCAGAAAGTTTAATAGTGTCTAAAATTCAATCTTTAATGGCAGTGGTTAGCATTATATGTTTAATCGTAGCTTCCATAGCTATATCATCTTTAATGAGTGCAGATATTTTTAGAAGAAAAAGCGAAATAGGACTTTTAAAAGCTTTGGGTGCTAGTACTTTGCAAATTTATATGATTTTTGCGCTAGAAGGGGTTATGGTAGCTTTGGTTGGAGCTATTTTTGGTTTTGCTTTTGGCGTGGGAGTTTCAGAAGTTATTGCTCTAAGTATATTTGATCATGCTATTGCTATATCTTGGATTATTTTACCAATTTGCTTATTTTTTGCAGTGCTTATAGTATTTTTAGGATGTTTGTTTTCTGTCAAAGGAATTTCTAAACTTTCTACTTCAGAGGTTTTATATGGCAAATAA